Proteins from one Setaria italica strain Yugu1 chromosome V, Setaria_italica_v2.0, whole genome shotgun sequence genomic window:
- the LOC101764498 gene encoding uncharacterized protein LOC101764498, which translates to MATCCCASSSHGRLLTFSSSSRSPARLRLICPSAPLRLRLSSSSSSSSSSSRAPHPQRLSCSSSQEPAPVDVADDDCSAADQRIGFEIQVSKIGKRNRRLVRARVRVDAPLEAVWATLTDYEGLADFIPGLSECRLLDQAQGFARLYQVGEQDLALGFKFNAKGTIDCYEGDLESLPDAQGNARRREIAFNMIDGDFKVFQGKWSVQESVEQEQGGGDSDEGQESQTTTLSYLVELEPKLWVPVRLLEGRICSEIKNNLISIREQAQRRIISTSDH; encoded by the exons ATGGCAACCTGCTGCTGCGCCTCGTCCTCCCACGGCCGCCTCCTCACcttctccagcagcagcagaagccccgctcgcctccgcctcATCTGCCCCTCCGCCCCTCTGCGCCTGaggctctcttcttcttcttcttcttcttcttcttcgtcccgAGCCCCCCACCCCCAGAGGCTCTCTTGCTCTTCTTCCCAAGAACCGGCCCCGGTCgacgtcgccgacgacgactgCTCCGCGGCCGACCAGCGGATTGGCTTCGAGATCCAGGTATCCAAGATCGGGAAGCGGAACCGGCGCCTCGTGCGCGCCAGGGTGCGCGTCGACGCGCCACTGGAGGCAGTCTGGGCCACGCTCACAGACTACGAGGGCCTCGCCGACTTCATCCCCGGTCTCTCCGAGTGCCGACTCCTCGACCAAGCCCAAGGCTTCGCGCGCCTCTACCAG GTCGGGGAGCAGGATCTGGCGCTGGGGTTCAAGTTCAACGCCAAGGGCACTATCGACTGCTACGAGGGGGACTTGGAGTCGCTCCCCGACGCCCAGGGGAACGCGCGCAGGAGGGAGATCGCCTTCAACATGATCGACGGCGATTTCAAGGTCTTCCAGGGGAAATGGTCCGTCCAGGAG AGTGTGGAGCAAGAGCAAGGTGGAGGAGATTCAGATGAGGGTCAGGAATCCCAGACGACGACACTGTCCTACCTGGTTGAGCTGGAGCCCAAGCTGTGGGTTCCGGTCAGGCTACTCGAAGGAAGGATCTGCAGTGAGATCAAGAACAACCTTATTTCCATAAGAGAACAAGCGCAGAGGAGGATCATCAGCACGAG
- the LOC101766124 gene encoding transcription factor PCL1, with protein sequence MGEEAVDDYQLELLGDEERVMEWETGLPGADELTPLSQPLVPPGLAAAFRIPPEPGRTLLDVHRASAATVSRLRSSLGSGGGTFQPFLHPNQAAAGGGGGGSAAAAAGRGDEADSSAAATTANNSKRPRLVWTPQLHKRFVDVVAHLGIKNAVPKTIMQLMNVEGLTRENVASHLQKYRLYVKRMQGLSNEGPSPSDHIFASTPVPHSLVHEPQAQVPAPTPYFPMGVSVGYHHHHHQYHHAGYPQAYHHADK encoded by the coding sequence ATGGGCGAGGAGGCGGTTGACGACTACCAGCTGGAGCTGCTCGGCGACGAGGAGCGGGTGATGGAGTGGGAGACGGGGCTCCCGGGCGCGGACGAGCTGACCCCGCTGTCCCAGCCGCTGGTCCCCccggggctggcggcggcgttccGCATCCCGCCGGAGCCCGGGCGGACGCTGCTGGACGTGCACCGCGCGTCCGCGGCGACGGTGTCCAGGCTGCGCTCTTCGttggggagcggcggcggcacattCCAGCCCTTTTTGCATCCCAATCAGGCAgccgcaggaggaggaggaggtggatcagcagcggcagcagcaggaagAGGGGACGAGGCGGACTCGTCCGCAGCTGCCACCACCGCGAACAACAGCAAGCGCCCTCGGCTGGTGTGGACGCCGCAGCTGCACAAGCGCTTCGTGGACGTGGTGGCGCACCTGGGGATCAAGAACGCGGTGCCCAAGACGATCATGCAGCTGATGAACGTGGAGGGTCTGACGCGGGAGAACGTCGCGAGCCACCTGCAGAAGTACCGGCTGTACGTGAAGCGGATGCAGGGGCTCTCCAACGAAGGCCCCTCCCCCTCCGACCACATCTTCGCCTCCACCCCCGTGCCGCACAGCCTCGTCCACGAGCCCCAGGCGCAGGTGCCAGCGCCAACGCCCTACTTCCCCATGGGCGTCTCCGTcggctaccaccaccaccaccaccagtacCACCACGCCGGCTACCCGCAGGCGTACCACCACGCCGACAAATAA